ATGAGCGCCAGCCCCACCAGAACGCCCGGCAGGATCCCGGCCAGGAACAGCTTGCCTGTGGAGACCCCGGTGGCCAGGGAATACAGTACGAAGGGAATGGACGGCGGGATGATAACCCCCAGGCCTCCTGCCACCGCCACCAGTCCGGCGCTCCAGGTCCTGTCATAGCCCAGTTCCGTCAGGAAGGGGACGCACATAGCCCCTACCGCCGCCGTGGTGGCCGGTCCGGAACCTGAAATGGCTCCATAGAACAGACAGGTCAGGATCACGGCACAGGGCAGCCCGCCGGTGAACCGGCCTGCAAAAAACGCAAAGAAGTCAAACAGCTTCCGGGAAATGCCGCCCTTGGCCATGATCACACCGCCCAGGATGAACAGGGGCACGGCCAGGATCGGGGTCGAATTGGCCCCGGAAAATGCGTTATGCAGCAGCTGCCCCATGGTTCCCCCCTGGTGCAGCAGGGCGATGGGTGCCGTAGCCCCTAGGATCATACTGATGCCAATGGGCAGAGAAATGGCAATGGCCAGCAGGAATACAGAAAAAATCAGTACCGCAGACATCAGTCATCCCCTCCCCGGGCCAGAGCCGCTTCGGCTTCCGCCTCCTGGAAGGTCTGTTCCATGGTGGACAGTTCCTTTTCCTGCAGATGCTGCACGTGGAACCACAGCTGCTGTACGGCCCGCAGAGCGGCCAGGACGAATCCGATGAGCATGAAACTGTACACAAAGGCAATGGGCCATTGCATGGCCGGCGAGATTTCATGGCTTTCCTGGATGGTCCCCACCACCTGCCAGGAAAATAGTCCCAGCACTGCCATGCACCCCAGGGTCATGGCATCCACCACCAGGTTCAGTATCTTCCGTAAGCTCTCCGGCAGCAGGTCCTTCAGCACTCCCACCCGCAGCATGCTGTCCGTACGGATGGTATAGGGCAGAGAAAGAAAAACGCTCCAGATCCACAGGAACCGGCACAGTTCTTCTGCCCAGGTCAGAGACGCCACCCCGGGGATTTTCCGGACAATGACCTGCAGCATGGTGACGCAGGCAATGAGGACCAGCATCACCACCAGGAACGTCTCTTCCAGGTGCAGATCCAGCCAATGGATCAGAGCGATGGAATTTGTCTTTTGAATTGCTTTGCTGCTTTCCTTCTTGTTCTCCATGATATTTCTCCTTTGCTACTTTGCTTCCTTCCCGGCCAGGATCTGGAGGAGTTCCTGCCGCATGGCTTCTACCGGAGCCTTGTGCCCCGTCCAAAGTTCGATCTGGGCCGTACCCTGGTACAGGCTCATGGTCAGCCCGTTCAACACCCGGCAGCCAGCCTGCTCTGCATTCTGCAGGAACCGGGTCCGGGCCGGATTGTAACAGGCATCGAAATAAAACTGGCCTTTCCGGATGAATTCCGGAGGCAGCGGCGTTTCGCCGATGGTGTTGCCCATGCCCACCCCGCTGGCATTCATCACGACCGTGGCATCCTTCACCCTGGAAAAATCCTGATAGGGAACTGTTTCCGCCACCGGAGCAAAATTCCGGTTGATGTCCTCCACCAGGCTCCGGGCACTGTCCGGGAACAGATCCGTGATATAGATCTTCGGGGCTCCATGGTAGGCCAGCACCGAGCACATGGCCCGGCCGGCACCGCCTGACCCGAAGCAGAAGAACGTCTCCTTCGTCACGTCGATGCCCGCTTCCGTCAGTGCCGTGTAAAAGCCGATCCCGTCGGTGTTATAGCCCTTCAGCCGTCCGTCCGGCAGCTTCACCACCGTGTTGCTGGATCCCATCTTCCTGCACAGGGGATCCAGGTCGTCCAGATATTCCAGCACCTTCACCTTGTTGGGCTTTGTAACAGCGAACCCGGCAAACGGCATGTATCGCAAGCCCTTTATGATGTCGCCCAGATGTTCCTGACCGGTGACAGTGTAAAAATACACCAGATTGAGGCCGGCGGCCTCGTACCCCCGGTTCTGCATCCGGGCCGCAAAAGACTGGGCCAGGGGATCACCCAGCAGGGTGATGAACTGGGTATGGATATCGATTGTCATAACTACCATCCTACTTTCCTGCACTGCGAGACACCTCTCGCATTTTGTATACATAAGTCGTGGTTTTTATTGTAAGCCTGTAATGGTATTTTGTCAACGAGAAGCCCATTGGGAAATAGGGAAAGAAAAAGCATAAAAAAAAAGCCCTTGAAAAACAAGGGCCAAATGAGGGGCAACTTCAACTTACAGTTGCATTATAGCACGATTGTATACAATGTGCAAGAGATAATTCAGTTTTTTCATTATTTTTTTATTACTCGATTTATTCAACATGAATCAACTAGGGATAGAAACTGTTGGGGGGATGAAAAAATCACAGCCCCATTCACTGCCCACTACTCACTTCCCATAATCCTTCCCCACATAGATCACCGCATCTCCACTGCCCGGGTTCACGGAACCCCGGAGCAGCGTGTAATTGAAGGGCAGGCTGCCTACCCGTTCTTCGGCCCGGCTGCTTCCGGAATTGATCAGGACCTGGGTCTGGTCCATGGGATTGCCGGTGGTGATGCTCAGCACCACGAACCCTGCATTCCGGGCATCCGCAGCAGCCTGGGCCCCGGTCTGGGAACTGCCGCTGCAATTGACGATGGTGGCCTGCAAGGGCCGCTGTTTCGGTGCGGGCGGCAGGGAAGACGAACTCCCTGCTCCGCTGCTCCCGGCCTGACCGGCAGGCGGCAAGCCCTTTCTCTTCAGTTCCAGTTTCCGGGATTGTTCCACGGCCTTCTTCAGATGGTCGTTCTGGATCTTGATTTCCCGGACCTTACTGGGTTCTGCTGTACTGTTCACACCCAGCAGCTGGTCGTATTTTTCCTTGGCCCGTCTGGCAGCCAGGGTATAGCCGCTGCCCACCTGCACGCCCTGCATGCGGGTCACCTGCCGGCCCAGGGCTTCCATATCCGGGATCCAGTAGCTGATGTCATCCAGGTAAGCCGGGCTGCCCTGGACCATTTCCGTCTCCAGCCGGGATTCTCCGGATACATTCCTGGCAAAGGTCATGAGCAGGCTGGCCAGATCCATCACCGAAAGGTCCGTATCAATGCTCTGGTACAGGGTACGGGCAATTTCAGGGGCCCGGGTCAGCAGATTGGTGGCGGACAGTTTCTGGAACACGGCTTTCATGAACTTCTGTTGCCGTTTCACCCGGCCAATGTCCCCTTCCTCATCCCGGTACCGCACATACTGGATGGCCGTGGTGCCGTCCAGATGCTGCCGTCCTGCATGGAGACTGATCACAAGGCCCGTTTCCCCATCATAGGGGTCCGTATACTGCATGTCTTTTTCCACATCGATATCCACACCGCCGATGGCATCTACCAGTTTTACGAATCCCTGAAAATCCACCAGTATATAATGGCTAATCTGCAGTCCCAGGAAATTTTCCAGGGTTTTCTGGCTCAGCTGGTGACCCCCATAGGCATAGGCATGGTTGATCTTATCCCAGCCATGGCCGGGAATGGATACAAGGGTATCCCGGGGCACCGAGAGCAAAGAGAGCTTGTCCTTGCCCGGATCCACCATGGCCACCATCAGGGTGTCCGAACGGCCCACGTCGCCGCTGCGTTTGTCCACGCCCATGATCATGAGGTTCCGTTTTCCGTGGAGCTTCCCGGTGCCATCTGCCACGGGCTGGGGTTTGGGGCGCAGGGCGAACGCCAGGCCCACCACCACGGCCAGCAGCGCCACCACGCCGGCGATCCATACCTTGTATTTCCGTACCATAGCCGTCTCCTTTTGCAGGGTTACAGATTTTTGGTGAAAAGTGTCTATATATTTATTATACCGTAAAAAAGAGAACAAAGCATGAAAAATAAGTCTCGGGTCTCGAGTCTCGAGCCAAAGGAAAGGACCTGCCCCAAAACAGGACAGGTCCTTTTGATAGTGACTAGAGACTTTTTTCTTACTTTGCCTCTGCCACTGCGTCAGCCATTTTCTTCACGTATTCCCTCACCGGTTCCACACAAGCCTTTCCATACTTGGCGCAGAGCTTCACGATGGCACTGCCCACAATGGCCCCGTCGCTGATGGCGGCCATCTCTTTCGCCTGCTCCGGTGTGGAGATGCCGAAGCCTACGGCGATGGGATGGTCAGAAACTTCCCGGATTTTCTTCACGATCTCCGCCAAGTTGGTGGTGATCTGCTTCCGAACCCCGGTGACCCCCAGAGAGGACACCAGGTAGATATATCCCTGTGCTTCCCGGGCAATCATCTGGATCCGCTGGTGGGAGGTGGGGGCAATCATGGAGATGATCTCCACCCCGTATTTTTCCGCATAGGGAGCAAGGGTATCTTTTTCCTCATAGGGTACGTCAGGCACGATCACTCCATCCATCTTCACTTCCTGGCACTGTTGGAAAAACTTCTCCCGGCCATAGGTGAAGATGGGGTTCACGTAGGTCAGGAACACCATGGGGATCTGGGTTTTCCGGCGCACCCGAGCCAGCATCTCGAAGATGCCCCTGATTTTGGTTCCGGCCGCCAGGGCCCGGGTATCCGCTTCCAGGATCACCGGTCCTTCGGCAGTAGGGTCGGAGAAGGGAATCCCGATTTCAATGAGTCCGGCGCCCGCTTCCTCCATGGCGTAGATCAGTTTTTCCGTGGTTTCCAGGTCGGGATCCCCGGCCGTAATGAAGGGAATGAAAATCTTTCCCTGTTTTTTGAATGCATCCGTGATTCTAGTCATGGAGATCAACCCCCTTATATCTGGCAATGGCAGCCACATCTTTGTCTCCCCGGCCGGACAGGTTCACCACGATGATCTTGTCCTTAGGCAGGGTGGGTGCCAGTTTCATAGCGTAGGCAACAGCATGGGCGCTTTCGATGGCCGGGATGATGCCTTCCGTGCGGGACAGGTATTCAAAGGCAGCCACAGATTCGTCGTCGGTGATGGGCACGTACTGGGCACGGCCCGTATCGTACAGGTTGGCATGTTCCGGCCCGATGCCCGGATAATCCAGCCCGGCGGAAATGGAGTACACGGGAGCAATCTGCCCGTCTTCATCCTGCAGGAAGTAGGATTCCATGCCATGGAAGATGCCGGGTTTGCCCCGGGCGATGGTGGCGGCGGTCTGGGCGGTGTTCACACCCCGGCCGGCGGCTTCCACACCGATCAGCTGTACATCTTTATCCTTGATGAAATCGTAGAACAGGCCGATGGCATTGCTGCCGCCGCCCACACAGGCCATGACCACATCGGGCAGCCTGCCTTCCTTTTCCAGCATCTGGGCCTTCACTTCCTCGCCGATGACCTTCTGGAAGTCACGGACGATGGTGGGGTACGGGTGCGGCCCCATGCAGGAGCCCAGCACATAGAACGTGTCCTCCACGTTCGTGGCCCAGTCTCTCATAGCCTCGCTGACGGCATCCTTCAGGGTGCCCGTGCCGGTAGTCACAGGGATGACCTTCGCACCCAGCAGTTCCATCCGGTACACGTTCAGGGCCTGGCGGATGGTGTCCTCCTTGCCCATGTATACTTCACATTCCAGGCCCATGAGGGCTGCCACCGTAGCCGTGGCCACCCCGTGCTGCCCGGCGCCGGTTTCAGCGATGACCCGGTGCTTGCCCATCTTTTTGGCCAGCAGGCACTGGCCCAGGGCGTTGTTGATCTTGTGGGCGCCGGTGTGGTTCAAATCTTCCCGTTTCAGGTAAATCTTGGCGCCGCCCAGGTCCTTCGTCATCTTCTCTGCATAGTACAGCAGGCTGGGCCGGTTTGCGTAATCATGGTACAGGGTCTTCAGTTCCTGTAAAAATTCCGGATCATCCTTGAATTTCTTATAGGCTTCGTCCAGCTGCAGGACCGCGTTCATCAGCGTTTCCGATACATACTGGCCGCCGTGTTTGCCAAATCTTCCGTTGCTCATGGTTTTTCCTCTTTTCTTACAGCGCGCACAAAAGCGCGGATCTTTTCTTCGTCTTTATATCCATCGGTCTCGATACCGCTGCTGGTATCCACCCCGTAGGGGGCATAGTCCCGGATGGCTTCCGCCACGTTGTCCGGGTTCAGGCCCCCGGCCAGGAAAAAGGGTTTGGAGAACTGGACCTGCCCCAGGAGGCTGTGGTCGAATGCCTTCCCCATCCCGCCGAACTGGCTGCCCGCAAAGGTATCCAGCAAAAAGTACTCACAATCCCATGTGTCCAGGTCTTTCAGGCTTGTTTCATCCTTTACCCGGAGCACTTTGATGATCGGAGCGTTCGTCCGCCATCGCAGTGCCCGGATATACTCTCTGTCTTCGTCTCCATGGAGCTGGATGTACTGGATGGTTCCCTCGCTTACGAGAGCCGCCACTTTATCGATGGGAGCCTTTACGAACACCCCCACCGCCCGGATTTCCGGGTCCAGGAGGCTGCGCAGGGTGCGGGCCGCCATCGGCGTTACCTGCCGTTTGCCCTTTGCGAACACGAAACCGGCAAAGTCGGGCATCGCCCGGTTCACCATGGCCACGTCCTCGGGGCGCCGCAGGCCGCAGAGCTTGATCTTCGTCATTGGGCATCCCCCCGCAGTTCCGCCAGCATGGCCTTCATGTCCGGGCTCCGCATCAGCGTCTCGCCGATGAGCACCCCGTTCACCCCAGCCTGTTCCAGCTCGGCCGTCTGCGTTCTAGTCTTGATGCCGCTTTCCGCTACAAAGGGGATGCTTTCCGGTACCAGGGGCCGCAGCCGCAGGCTGTTGCCGATGTCCACGGTGAAGTCCTTCAGGTTCCGGTTGTTCACGCCCAGCACCCGGGCCCCACTCCCAAGGGCCCGTTCCACTTCTTCTTCATCGTGGGCTTCCACCAGGGCATCCATCCCCAGGCTTTCTGCCGCCAGCCGGTATTCCCGGAGTTCACTGTCGCTGAGCAGAGCCGCGATGAGGAGCACTGCATCGGCGCCCAGGATCTTCGCCTGGTAGATCATGTATGCATCCACGGTGAAGTCTTTCCGCAGCAGCGGTGTCTGCACCGCCTTTCGGATTTCCTCCAGGTACCGATCGCTGCCCAAAAATCGGGTGGGTTCCGTCAGCACGGAGATGGCGGCGGCGCCGGCGGCCTCGTACTGCCTGGCGATATCCATATAGGGGAAGTCGGGAGCGATGAGCCCTTTGGAGGGGGACGCCTTCTTCACTTCGCAGATGAAGTTCAGTCCCGGCCGGCTGAGCGCCTTCCGGAAGATCCCCGCCCGGTCTTTGGACAGGGCTTCCGCCTCTCTCCGCAGCTCCGGCAGCGATTTCTGTTTCTTTGCTTCCGCCACCCGCTGCCGAGCGGCATCTGCCAGGGTATCCAGGATCATGTTCCGCGCCTTCCTTACTGGTTGCTGACCCGGATGACCTTTTCCAGGGTCTCCGTGGCCTTGCCGCTGTCGATGAGTTCCGCTGCCAGCTTCACCCCATCCGCAAGGGTGTCCGCCTTGCCACCCACGAACAGGCCTGCCCCGGCGTTCATGAGCACCGCGTTCCGTTTCGTGCCCTGCAGCTTGCCGGAGAGGATGTCCCGGGTGATCTGGGCATTCACTTCCGGCGTGCCTCCCACCAGTTCTTCCTTCGTACCCGGGATCAGGCCGAAGTCTTCCGGTTTGATCTCGCTGGTCCGGTAATACCCGTCCTTCAGTTCGCAGATGGTGGTGGGACCGTTGGGAGAGATTTCGTCCAGTTTTTCCTGCCCGTAGGCCACCAGCCCCCGTTTCACCCCCAGGGAGCACAGCACCTTGGCCAGGGGTTCCACCAGGTAGCCGTCATAGACCCCCAGCAGGAACCGTTCCGGTTTGGCCGGATTCGTCAGCGGCCCCAGGATGTTGAACACGGTGCGGAAGCCCAGTTCCTTCCGGATGGGTCCCACGTACTTCATGGCCGCATGGTATTTCTGGGCAAACAGGAAGCAGAAGCCTGTCTCTTTCAGCATCTTCAGGGCCAGGTCCGGATCTTCCTGGATGTTCACCCCCAGGGCCTCCAGGCAGTCCGCCGTGCCGCACAGGGAAGAGGCCGCCCGGTTGCCGTGCTTGGCCACTTTCACGCCGCCGGCCGCCAGCACCATGGCCGAGGTTGTGGAGATGTTGAAGGAATGGGCACCGTCACCGCCGGTTCCCACGATTTCCATCACTTCCAGGCCCGGATGGGGCACCGGCGTGGCCAGGGACCGCATGGCCTCCGCACAGCCGGAGATTTCGTCGATAGTCTCTGCCTTGGTGCTCTTGGTAGACAGAGCCGCCAGAAAGGCAGCATTCTGGGTGGGTGTGGTCTTTCCGCCCATGATCTCCAGCATGACCTCCTTGGCTTCGTCGTAGGTCAGATCGCCTTTATTCACTAACTTGATGATGGCTTCTTTAATCATTTGTGGTTCCTCCTTGCTCTTGCAACGCCTCTGTTAGAGGCTCAGGAAATTCTTGATAATGGTCATGCCCTCCGGCGTCAGGATGGATTCCGGATGGAACTGGACGCCGTAGATGGGGTAATCCCGGTGCTGCACCGCCATGATCTCGCCGTCCGCCGTGGTGGCCGTGGCTTTCAGCACCTCCGGCAGGGTGTCCGGGTCGATGGCCAGGGAATGATACCGCCCCACCAGGATCTGTTCCGGCAGGTCCTTGAACAGGGGGCAGGTCCGGTCCAATGTCACCAGGGACTGCTTGCCGTGCATGAGCTGCTTCGCATAAGTTACGGTGCCGCCGAACACCTCCCCCATGGCCTGATGCCCCAGGCACACCCCCAGGATGGGGAATTCTCCCTTCAGCTCCCGCAGGGCCGGTTCGCACACCCCGGCGTCGCAGGGCCGTCCGGGCCCCGGCGACAGGATCAGATGGTCCGGCTGCAGTTTCCGGATGCCATCCACCGTGATGGCATCATTCCGGATGACCTTCACATCCGGGTTCAGGGTACCGATGTATTGATACAGGTTATAGGTAAAGCTGTCGTAGTTATCGATGATCAGTTCCATGTCATGCCTCCGTGGTTGCAACCAGAGCCTGCCGAACGGCGGCTGCCTTGTTGATGGTTTCCATGAATTCATCCTCCACCCTGGAATCGGCCACGATGCCGCTGCCGGTCTGGAAGGAAACCCTGTCCCCCAGCTTGACGGCCGTGCGGATCACGATGCAGATGTCCATGTTCCCGGCAAAGTCCAGATAGCCCATCCCTCCGCCGTAGGGACCCCGGCGTTCCGGTTCCAGTTCATCCAGGATCTGGCAGGCCCGCACCTTGGGAGCGCCGGAAAGGGTCCCGGCCGGGAAGGCAGCGCACAGGGTATCGATGGCATCCCGGTCTTCCTTCAAGGTTCCGGTCACCCGGGTGGTCATGTGCATGACGTGAGAGAATTTCTTGATCAGCAGATGATCGTGGACTTTCACGGAACCGAATTCTGCTACTTTGCCCACATCGTTCCGGGCCAGATCCACCAGCATATTGTGTTCTGCCAGTTCCTTGGGATCCGTCTGCAGGTCCTTTTCCAGGGCTCTGTCTTCCTCTTCCGTGCGCCCTCTCCGACGGGTGCCGGCGATGGGCATGGACGTGATTTCCCGGTCCTGGACCTTGATCAGGGTTTCCGGACTGGATCCGGCGATTTCCAGGTCGTCATTTTTCAGCAGCACCATGTACTGGGAAGGGTTGGTGGTCCGGAGGATCCGGTACATATTGAACAAGTCCTGGTCGTAGGTGGCGGAGAACCGCTGGGAATATACCGCCTGGAAAATGTCCCCCTGCCGGATGTGTTCCTTGATCTTCTCCACATTCTCAGCATATGTTTTCCTGTCCTGGTTGCTGGTGATTTCTCCCAGACGGGCCGGTGTGAATGCCGGAGGCGCCACCGGCTGCCGGACCAGGGCTTCCATGGCATCCAGGTTCTTCTGGGCCTTGGCGTAATTCCCTTCCAGATCGTCGGTCTTGATGTTCACAATCAGGTACATTTTCTGGAGCACCCGATCGAAGGCAATGACCTTGTCGAACAGCATCAGGTCGAAATCCGGAAAAGCCGTGGCTTTCTTCGGATCGAATCGGAGGCTGGGTTCGCAGTACTGGAAGAAATCATAGGAGAAATACCCTACGAAACCGCCGGTAAAAGGCGGCAGGCCCGATACCTTGGGAACCCGGTAGGCCTTCAGGATGGACCGAAGCGCCTCCAGAGGCTGCCTGGGATCCACCGGGATCCGGCTGCCGGCAAATTCCACCTGGGCGTTCCGGTCCTTGGCCCGGAGCCGGGCAATGGGGTCAAAGCCGATGAAGGAATACCGGCCGGCCTGATCGTTCTGTTCCAGGCTTTCCAGAAGGAAGTACCGGTTGCTTTCCTTTCGCACCAGGCTCACCAGGCCGATGGGGGTGGCCGTATCCGCCAGGATTTCACGGACCACCGGTACGGCGGCGTAGCCTTCGGCGATTTTTTGGATGTCTTCCAGACTTTGCTGTTTCACTTGTATTTCCTCCTATCTGACAAAAGAAAAGGTACCCGGGCTGATCATTCCACCCGGGTACCGAAAAAAACACTTTGGGTAACAAAAAACACCTGTCCTCCTACAAGGACAGGTGTCATAACCTGCGGTACCACCCTGTAATGGAGCCAACGCTCCACACCTCAGCAGAATGCCAACACATTCCTCACCGGTAACGTCGGTGCTGCGTCGCGGGATACTTTCCGAAGATTTCATCGCGCCCTCAGTGGTCCATTTGTCAGACTGCCACGATCCGGCTCTCAGCTTCCCGGACTCTCTGTACGCACATTTTCTGGCGTTATCTCCACCTCAAAGGTTTCTGGTTCTTATTGAATTGATGGTTGTATCGTAGCACTGGAGAAAGAAGTTGTCAAATATTTTTCCTGGAAAAGATAAAATCGTTTATTTTTGTATCTCATGTAACATTTTTGTTTCTATGCAGCTTACTCTTTCTCATACACATCTGCAAATTCAGCTTTGCGGTCAAACTGGACCCTGGCATAGGAACACTGGGGGATGATCTTTACCCCGGCTTCCCGGGCCATCTCCGCCACTGCCCGGACCAGTTTTCCGGCCAGGCCCTGGCCCCCGTACCGAGGATCCACAATGGTGTGTTCCAGGGTCCATACTCCGGGCCGGGTCACTACATATGTACATTTTCCGATTTCTTCCGCCCCATCATACAGGGCTGCCCGAAAAGTTTCCGGTTCCTTTACAAGACGGATGGTTTCCATGTTTTTCTCCTTCCAAGGCCTGGCCGCTGAAGCAGTCAGGCTGGTTTCTATTCCTCCACCTTCACCTTCATCCCCACTTTCACATAGGGCTTCAACTTCTGCAGATTGTCATTGTTCATCCGTATGCAGCCTTCAGAGGCCCGGGTGCCGATGGAAGCCGGGTCATGGGTGCCGTGGATGCCAATACCATCCCATTTCCCCTGACTCAAGTTCCGAGTATCCAGACTGATGAACCAGGGACCGTAGGCGTGCTGGATCACTCCTTTGCCATCGTGAAAATCATGAGACCAGCTGGAGGCATCGATGATTTCATCCACTGGGAAGGTTCCCTCCGGGGTCTTCATATCCCCGCTCACCTGCTTTTGTCCGGGATTCTTCCCCAAGGCCACCGGCCATTTGGCCACCGGATCCCCGTGATCCAGGAGATACAGGGTAAATTCCCCTTTTTTGATCAGCAGGGAGTACTCATGGGGTTCCGGGGTTTGGCGCACCTCCCCGGTAACGGCTGTCTCAGCCGGGGGTACAGCTGCCTGTTCCGGCTTCTGACCACTCCGGCAGCCTTTGACAGTAAATCCCACTGCCAGCACCAGGACCAGGAGAAAAAAGACCCCCCAGGCCGGTCCCTTCCATCTCCGTTTTTGGTAAGCGTCATGATATCTTCCCATGGTCCCCTCCCTTCCTGCACCTGGTTACAGACGCCGGCAGAACTGGACTGAAACGTACCC
This genomic interval from Acidaminococcus timonensis contains the following:
- a CDS encoding TRAP transporter small permease, whose amino-acid sequence is MENKKESSKAIQKTNSIALIHWLDLHLEETFLVVMLVLIACVTMLQVIVRKIPGVASLTWAEELCRFLWIWSVFLSLPYTIRTDSMLRVGVLKDLLPESLRKILNLVVDAMTLGCMAVLGLFSWQVVGTIQESHEISPAMQWPIAFVYSFMLIGFVLAALRAVQQLWFHVQHLQEKELSTMEQTFQEAEAEAALARGGDD
- a CDS encoding shikimate dehydrogenase family protein, yielding MTIDIHTQFITLLGDPLAQSFAARMQNRGYEAAGLNLVYFYTVTGQEHLGDIIKGLRYMPFAGFAVTKPNKVKVLEYLDDLDPLCRKMGSSNTVVKLPDGRLKGYNTDGIGFYTALTEAGIDVTKETFFCFGSGGAGRAMCSVLAYHGAPKIYITDLFPDSARSLVEDINRNFAPVAETVPYQDFSRVKDATVVMNASGVGMGNTIGETPLPPEFIRKGQFYFDACYNPARTRFLQNAEQAGCRVLNGLTMSLYQGTAQIELWTGHKAPVEAMRQELLQILAGKEAK
- a CDS encoding LCP family protein; amino-acid sequence: MVRKYKVWIAGVVALLAVVVGLAFALRPKPQPVADGTGKLHGKRNLMIMGVDKRSGDVGRSDTLMVAMVDPGKDKLSLLSVPRDTLVSIPGHGWDKINHAYAYGGHQLSQKTLENFLGLQISHYILVDFQGFVKLVDAIGGVDIDVEKDMQYTDPYDGETGLVISLHAGRQHLDGTTAIQYVRYRDEEGDIGRVKRQQKFMKAVFQKLSATNLLTRAPEIARTLYQSIDTDLSVMDLASLLMTFARNVSGESRLETEMVQGSPAYLDDISYWIPDMEALGRQVTRMQGVQVGSGYTLAARRAKEKYDQLLGVNSTAEPSKVREIKIQNDHLKKAVEQSRKLELKRKGLPPAGQAGSSGAGSSSSLPPAPKQRPLQATIVNCSGSSQTGAQAAADARNAGFVVLSITTGNPMDQTQVLINSGSSRAEERVGSLPFNYTLLRGSVNPGSGDAVIYVGKDYGK
- the trpA gene encoding tryptophan synthase subunit alpha; amino-acid sequence: MTRITDAFKKQGKIFIPFITAGDPDLETTEKLIYAMEEAGAGLIEIGIPFSDPTAEGPVILEADTRALAAGTKIRGIFEMLARVRRKTQIPMVFLTYVNPIFTYGREKFFQQCQEVKMDGVIVPDVPYEEKDTLAPYAEKYGVEIISMIAPTSHQRIQMIAREAQGYIYLVSSLGVTGVRKQITTNLAEIVKKIREVSDHPIAVGFGISTPEQAKEMAAISDGAIVGSAIVKLCAKYGKACVEPVREYVKKMADAVAEAK
- the trpB gene encoding tryptophan synthase subunit beta, with amino-acid sequence MSNGRFGKHGGQYVSETLMNAVLQLDEAYKKFKDDPEFLQELKTLYHDYANRPSLLYYAEKMTKDLGGAKIYLKREDLNHTGAHKINNALGQCLLAKKMGKHRVIAETGAGQHGVATATVAALMGLECEVYMGKEDTIRQALNVYRMELLGAKVIPVTTGTGTLKDAVSEAMRDWATNVEDTFYVLGSCMGPHPYPTIVRDFQKVIGEEVKAQMLEKEGRLPDVVMACVGGGSNAIGLFYDFIKDKDVQLIGVEAAGRGVNTAQTAATIARGKPGIFHGMESYFLQDEDGQIAPVYSISAGLDYPGIGPEHANLYDTGRAQYVPITDDESVAAFEYLSRTEGIIPAIESAHAVAYAMKLAPTLPKDKIIVVNLSGRGDKDVAAIARYKGVDLHD
- a CDS encoding phosphoribosylanthranilate isomerase — encoded protein: MTKIKLCGLRRPEDVAMVNRAMPDFAGFVFAKGKRQVTPMAARTLRSLLDPEIRAVGVFVKAPIDKVAALVSEGTIQYIQLHGDEDREYIRALRWRTNAPIIKVLRVKDETSLKDLDTWDCEYFLLDTFAGSQFGGMGKAFDHSLLGQVQFSKPFFLAGGLNPDNVAEAIRDYAPYGVDTSSGIETDGYKDEEKIRAFVRAVRKEEKP
- the trpC gene encoding indole-3-glycerol phosphate synthase TrpC, with the protein product MILDTLADAARQRVAEAKKQKSLPELRREAEALSKDRAGIFRKALSRPGLNFICEVKKASPSKGLIAPDFPYMDIARQYEAAGAAAISVLTEPTRFLGSDRYLEEIRKAVQTPLLRKDFTVDAYMIYQAKILGADAVLLIAALLSDSELREYRLAAESLGMDALVEAHDEEEVERALGSGARVLGVNNRNLKDFTVDIGNSLRLRPLVPESIPFVAESGIKTRTQTAELEQAGVNGVLIGETLMRSPDMKAMLAELRGDAQ
- the trpD gene encoding anthranilate phosphoribosyltransferase — protein: MIKEAIIKLVNKGDLTYDEAKEVMLEIMGGKTTPTQNAAFLAALSTKSTKAETIDEISGCAEAMRSLATPVPHPGLEVMEIVGTGGDGAHSFNISTTSAMVLAAGGVKVAKHGNRAASSLCGTADCLEALGVNIQEDPDLALKMLKETGFCFLFAQKYHAAMKYVGPIRKELGFRTVFNILGPLTNPAKPERFLLGVYDGYLVEPLAKVLCSLGVKRGLVAYGQEKLDEISPNGPTTICELKDGYYRTSEIKPEDFGLIPGTKEELVGGTPEVNAQITRDILSGKLQGTKRNAVLMNAGAGLFVGGKADTLADGVKLAAELIDSGKATETLEKVIRVSNQ
- a CDS encoding anthranilate synthase component II, whose protein sequence is MELIIDNYDSFTYNLYQYIGTLNPDVKVIRNDAITVDGIRKLQPDHLILSPGPGRPCDAGVCEPALRELKGEFPILGVCLGHQAMGEVFGGTVTYAKQLMHGKQSLVTLDRTCPLFKDLPEQILVGRYHSLAIDPDTLPEVLKATATTADGEIMAVQHRDYPIYGVQFHPESILTPEGMTIIKNFLSL
- the trpE gene encoding anthranilate synthase component I; the encoded protein is MKQQSLEDIQKIAEGYAAVPVVREILADTATPIGLVSLVRKESNRYFLLESLEQNDQAGRYSFIGFDPIARLRAKDRNAQVEFAGSRIPVDPRQPLEALRSILKAYRVPKVSGLPPFTGGFVGYFSYDFFQYCEPSLRFDPKKATAFPDFDLMLFDKVIAFDRVLQKMYLIVNIKTDDLEGNYAKAQKNLDAMEALVRQPVAPPAFTPARLGEITSNQDRKTYAENVEKIKEHIRQGDIFQAVYSQRFSATYDQDLFNMYRILRTTNPSQYMVLLKNDDLEIAGSSPETLIKVQDREITSMPIAGTRRRGRTEEEDRALEKDLQTDPKELAEHNMLVDLARNDVGKVAEFGSVKVHDHLLIKKFSHVMHMTTRVTGTLKEDRDAIDTLCAAFPAGTLSGAPKVRACQILDELEPERRGPYGGGMGYLDFAGNMDICIVIRTAVKLGDRVSFQTGSGIVADSRVEDEFMETINKAAAVRQALVATTEA
- a CDS encoding GNAT family N-acetyltransferase, with protein sequence METSLTASAARPWKEKNMETIRLVKEPETFRAALYDGAEEIGKCTYVVTRPGVWTLEHTIVDPRYGGQGLAGKLVRAVAEMAREAGVKIIPQCSYARVQFDRKAEFADVYEKE